A stretch of the Rosa rugosa chromosome 5, drRosRugo1.1, whole genome shotgun sequence genome encodes the following:
- the LOC133710020 gene encoding ras-related protein RABA5e, whose protein sequence is MSSSDEEGSGEEYLFKIVIIGDSAVGKSNLLSRYARNEFSAHSKATIGVEFQTQSMEIDGKEVKAQIWDTAGQERFRAVTSAYYRGAVGALIVYDITRRTTFDSVGRWLDELKTHSDTTMARMLVGNKCDLENIRDVSVEEGKSLAEAEGFFFMETSALDSTNVNKAFELVIREIYSNVSRKVLNSDTYKAELSVNRVTLVNNGADGSKKGQGYFSCCSS, encoded by the exons ATGTCGTCTTCAGACGAGGAGGGATCAGGGGAGGAGTACCTGTTCAAGATCGTCATCATTGGAGACTCGGCGGTGGGCAAATCGAACTTGCTGTCTCGCTACGCGCGGAACGAGTTCAGTGCGCACTCAAAGGCCACAATAGGCGTGGAGTTTCAGACCCAGAGCATGGAAATCGACGGCAAAGAAGTCAAGGCTCAGATTTGGGACACTGCCGGCCAAGAACGCTTCAGGGCTGTTACCTCTGCCTACTACCGCGGCGCCGTCGGAGCTCTCATTGTCTATGATATCACGCGCCGTACCACGTTTGACAGTGTCGGTCGCTGGCTCGATGAGCTCAAGA CTCATTCTGATACTACAATGGCGAGGATGCTAGTGGGGAACAAATGTGATTTGGAGAATATTAGGGATGTCAGTGTTGAAGAAGGTAAAAGCCTTGCTGAAGCCGAAGGGTTCTTCTTCATGGAGACATCTGCGCTAGACTCAACCAATGTTAATAAGGCTTTTGAGCTTGTTATTCGAGAAATATATAGCAATGTGAGTCGGAAGGTCTTGAATTCAGATACTTACAAAGCAGAATTATCTGTGAACAGAGTAACCCTGGTTAATAATGGGGCAGATGGATCAAAGAAAGGCCAGGGCTACTTTTCTTGCTGTTCCAGTTAA
- the LOC133710948 gene encoding pirin-like protein codes for MRLRAIANFARNSLLFTAKTTTTTTTRSKNHLNFRVPFFIRNHTMSGSDQSPSFDTPRMVVKKVLAKSQSEGDGAVVRRAIGISELRNLDPFLMLDDFTVSPPAGFPDHPHRGFETVTYVLQGGITHQDFAGHKGTIGAGDVQWMTAGRGIVHSEMPAGAGRNNGLQLWINLARKDKMVEPRYQELLSKEIKRAQKDGVEVRVIAGETMGVSSPVYTRTPTFFFDFTLKPKAILHQSIPESWTSFVYIIEGEGFFGSAHASAHHILVLGPGDGVSVCNKSSEQLRFVLIGGQPINEPVVQHGPFVMNTQAEIEQTIKDYHYGQNGFESAKSWRSQ; via the exons ATGCGTTTGAGAGCTATAGCAAATTTTGCACGCAATAGCTTACTCTTCACTGCAAAaactaccaccaccaccaccaccagaaGCAAGAACCATTTGAATTTCAGGGTCCCGTTCTTCATCAGAAACCACACCATGTCTGGTTCAGATCAATCCCCTTCTTTCGACACACCCAGAATGGTGGTCAAGAAGGTCCTGGCCAAGTCCCAGAGTGAGGGTGATGGAGCTGTTGTCAGAAGAGCCATTGGAAT CTCTGAGTTGAGGAACCTGGATCCGTTTCTCATGCTAGATGACTTTACAG TGTCCCCTCCTGCCGGATTTCCAGATCATCCACATAGAGGATTCGAAACTGTCACATATGTGCTACAG GGAGGCATCACTCACCAAGACTTTGCAGGGCACAAGGGTACAATTGGAGCTGGAGATGTGCAG TGGATGACAGCAGGCAGGGGAATAGTTCACTCTGAGATGCCTGCAGGAGCAGGACGCAACAATGGTTTGCAGCTTTGGATCAATTTAGCCCGCAAAGACAAAAT GGTTGAGCCTAGATACCAAGAACTCCTAAGCAAGGAGATAAAGCGGGCACAGAAAGATGGAGTTGAAGTTCGAGTGATAGCAGGAGAAACAATGGGAGTGAGCTCTCCTGTTTATACCCGAACACCAACATTTTTCTTTGACTTCACCCTTAAGCCTAAAGCTATTTTGCATCAAAGCATACCAGAAAGTTGGACCTCCTTTGTTTACATTATTGAAGGAGAAGGATTTTTTGGGTCAGCGCATGCATCAGCTCATCATATTCTGGTTCTGGGTCCTGGAGATGGCGTAAGCGTATGCAACAAGTCATCGGAGCAGCTGAGGTTTGTGTTGATCGGAGGGCAGCCAATAAATGAACCAGTGGTTCAACATGGGCCATTTGTGATGAACACACAAGCTGAAATCGAACAAACCATTAAGGACTATCATTATGGCCAGAATGGGTTTGAAAGTGCCAAGTCTTGGCGGTCTCAATGA